The Desulfuromonas versatilis genome has a segment encoding these proteins:
- a CDS encoding MarR family winged helix-turn-helix transcriptional regulator, giving the protein MTAFDIENSVGFLLAKAHQRLYAHFRKELEPFGITPPQFALLAFLWKRDRISQTELSARTEVDRTTLGGLVDRLAKMGLVRREANPEDRRSYLVCLTSAGKALEADLTGIALGVRKRIVANLGAGEYETLCTLLEKLRA; this is encoded by the coding sequence ATGACCGCGTTTGATATCGAAAACAGCGTCGGATTTCTGCTGGCCAAGGCTCACCAGCGGCTTTACGCCCATTTTCGCAAGGAACTGGAACCCTTCGGCATCACCCCGCCCCAGTTCGCCCTGCTGGCCTTTTTGTGGAAACGCGACCGCATCTCCCAGACTGAGCTGTCGGCCCGCACTGAAGTCGACCGGACCACTCTCGGGGGGCTGGTGGACCGCCTGGCCAAGATGGGGCTGGTGCGGCGCGAGGCCAACCCTGAGGACCGCCGTTCCTACCTGGTCTGCCTCACCTCAGCGGGCAAGGCGCTGGAGGCGGACCTGACCGGGATCGCCCTGGGGGTGCGCAAGCGCATCGTGGCCAACTTGGGGGCCGGTGAATATGAAACTCTCTGCACGCTGCTGGAAAAGCTGCGCGCCTGA
- a CDS encoding anthranilate synthase component I family protein, with the protein MQIPVHTFRLDRFDPLQLSLALYPEGPGFLESPDGSGRYSIVPLRRSESYRLDDSGLVRIGSSDGEQPLPGDPFQVLEEILRRRRIPRRPDGPLFPGGFFGYLAYDLAGWIEELPRHARRDRNLPHLWLDWVDLAAVYDHRSGCLTLASLDPADDLEPLEGPIRKALAAPTTEASFACEMLPSPLISQQRFEAMVARAKQYIASGDIYQANLSCRFDGRITGSTACLYRKLRRVNPSPFACLLRSPGLEIISSSPERLVCLHGEVAEARPIAGTRPRGFTPPEDVELGHELLGHPKERAEHVMLLDLERNDLGKVCRAGSVQVDELMVLERYSHVTHIVSNVRGLLREEVGPFELIRAMFPGGTITGVPKKRCMEIIEELEPVGRGSYTGSAGYISATGDMDLNILIRTFQRFGDELTYQVGAGIVADSEPEREWHECLAKGMALRKTLEEQS; encoded by the coding sequence ATGCAGATACCCGTTCACACCTTCCGCCTCGATCGTTTCGACCCCCTGCAGCTGAGCCTCGCGTTGTACCCCGAGGGGCCCGGATTTCTCGAAAGCCCCGACGGTTCGGGCCGCTACAGCATCGTGCCGCTGCGCCGCAGCGAATCCTACCGGCTTGACGATTCGGGGCTGGTGCGCATCGGCAGCAGCGACGGCGAGCAGCCGCTCCCAGGCGACCCCTTCCAGGTCCTCGAAGAGATCCTGCGCCGGCGCCGCATCCCCCGCCGGCCCGACGGGCCGCTGTTCCCCGGGGGATTTTTCGGCTACCTGGCCTACGACCTCGCCGGCTGGATCGAGGAGCTTCCCCGGCATGCCCGGCGCGACCGCAACCTGCCCCATCTCTGGCTCGACTGGGTCGACCTCGCGGCGGTCTACGACCACCGCTCCGGCTGCCTGACCCTCGCCTCCCTCGACCCCGCCGACGATTTGGAGCCGCTTGAAGGACCAATCCGCAAGGCGCTGGCAGCCCCCACGACCGAGGCCTCCTTCGCCTGCGAAATGCTCCCTTCCCCGCTGATCAGCCAGCAGCGGTTCGAGGCCATGGTCGCCAGGGCGAAACAGTACATCGCCTCCGGCGATATCTACCAGGCCAACCTCTCCTGCCGATTTGATGGTAGAATTACCGGAAGCACGGCCTGCCTGTACCGCAAGCTGCGCAGGGTCAACCCCTCGCCCTTTGCCTGCCTGCTGCGCTCGCCGGGGCTGGAGATCATCTCCTCCTCGCCGGAGCGGCTGGTCTGCCTGCATGGGGAAGTGGCCGAGGCCCGCCCCATCGCCGGGACCCGCCCCCGGGGCTTCACCCCGCCGGAGGATGTGGAGCTGGGGCATGAACTGCTGGGGCACCCCAAGGAGCGGGCGGAACACGTCATGCTGCTCGACCTGGAGCGCAACGACCTCGGCAAGGTCTGCCGGGCCGGCAGCGTCCAGGTCGACGAGTTGATGGTGCTCGAGCGCTACTCCCACGTCACCCACATCGTCTCCAACGTGCGGGGCCTGCTGCGCGAAGAGGTCGGGCCCTTCGAACTGATCCGCGCCATGTTCCCCGGCGGCACCATCACCGGGGTCCCCAAGAAGCGCTGCATGGAGATCATCGAAGAGCTCGAGCCCGTGGGGCGCGGCAGCTACACCGGCAGCGCCGGCTACATCAGCGCCACCGGCGACATGGACCTCAACATTTTGATCCGCACCTTTCAGCGCTTTGGCGACGAGCTCACCTACCAGGTCGGTGCCGGCATCGTCGCCGACTCGGAGCCGGAGCGCGAATGGCACGAATGCCTGGCCAAGGGAATGGCCTTGCGTAAAACCCTGGAGGAGCAGTCATGA
- a CDS encoding glutamate synthase subunit beta: MQNFVETNRQDPDKVEATSRVRTFEEIYRFYNDRKVARQAERCVQCGDPFCTTNGCPLNNYIPQWLEAVAEHDLEKAFLLSNETSPFPEVLGRICPHNRVCEGACTLDDGYGAITIGPIEASITDLAFRAGYELPFPGVTSDKRVAVVGSGPAGMSCAHFLLRAGIGVDMYERAERPGGLLTYGIPGFKLDKEIIRHRFKILQRAGLQLHLGMSVGADIPLTKLIEDYDAVFLGVGATAGKKAGIPNEDHRQVFSAMDFLTNVQRRLFGESWTEYFSVLGKHVVVIGGGDTAMDCLRTALREGAESVTCLYRRDEMNMPGSAKEYHNAVEEGAVFMFHEAPTRIVLNAEGEVAGVDALKTRLGEPGPDGRRSIEVIPGNEHCVKADVVILALGFDVEENLFLKQAGVETGRWREITVDPATCRTSHPKVFAGGDCYRGAQLAVTAAADGRTAALAIMEQLLGG, from the coding sequence ATGCAGAATTTTGTTGAGACAAATCGCCAAGACCCCGACAAGGTCGAAGCCACCTCGCGGGTACGCACCTTCGAGGAGATCTACCGCTTTTACAACGACCGCAAGGTGGCGCGGCAGGCCGAGCGCTGCGTGCAGTGCGGCGACCCGTTCTGCACCACCAACGGCTGCCCGCTGAACAACTACATCCCCCAGTGGCTGGAGGCCGTCGCCGAACACGACCTGGAAAAGGCCTTTCTGCTCTCCAACGAGACCTCGCCCTTCCCCGAGGTGCTCGGGCGGATCTGCCCCCACAACCGGGTCTGCGAAGGGGCCTGCACCCTCGATGACGGCTACGGGGCCATCACCATCGGCCCCATCGAGGCCTCGATCACCGACCTGGCCTTTCGCGCCGGCTACGAGCTCCCCTTCCCGGGGGTGACCAGCGACAAGCGGGTCGCGGTGGTCGGCTCGGGACCGGCGGGGATGTCCTGCGCCCACTTCCTGCTGCGCGCCGGCATCGGCGTCGACATGTACGAGCGGGCCGAGCGCCCGGGAGGGCTGCTCACCTACGGCATCCCCGGTTTCAAGCTCGACAAGGAGATCATCCGCCACCGCTTCAAGATCCTGCAGAGAGCGGGGCTGCAACTGCACCTGGGGATGAGCGTGGGCGCCGACATCCCGCTGACCAAGCTCATCGAGGACTACGACGCGGTGTTCCTCGGGGTCGGCGCCACCGCCGGCAAGAAGGCCGGCATCCCCAATGAGGATCACCGCCAGGTCTTCTCCGCCATGGATTTTCTCACCAACGTGCAGCGCCGCCTCTTCGGCGAGTCCTGGACCGAATATTTCAGCGTGCTCGGCAAGCACGTGGTGGTGATCGGGGGCGGCGACACCGCCATGGACTGCCTGCGCACCGCCCTGCGCGAGGGGGCCGAGAGTGTCACCTGCCTCTACCGGCGCGACGAGATGAACATGCCGGGCAGCGCCAAGGAATATCACAACGCCGTGGAGGAGGGGGCGGTGTTCATGTTCCACGAGGCCCCCACCCGCATCGTGCTGAATGCCGAGGGCGAGGTGGCCGGGGTCGACGCCCTGAAAACCCGCCTCGGCGAACCGGGCCCCGACGGGCGCCGCAGCATCGAGGTGATCCCGGGCAACGAGCACTGCGTCAAGGCCGACGTGGTGATCCTGGCGCTGGGTTTCGACGTGGAGGAGAACCTCTTCCTCAAACAGGCCGGGGTGGAAACCGGGCGCTGGCGAGAGATCACCGTCGACCCGGCCACCTGCCGCACCTCCCACCCCAAGGTCTTCGCCGGCGGCGACTGCTACCGCGGCGCCCAGTTGGCCGTAACCGCCGCCGCAGACGGGCGCACCGCCGCCCTCGCCATCATGGAGCAGCTGCTCGGCGGCTGA
- a CDS encoding HlyD family secretion protein, with the protein MSDELEEKSSEKPQQAAPKAGRGRPRRVRLVLLPLLIAGALGAGWMWYDAQVRVSTDNAFVEGHVHRISPRVPGHVLEVLVEDNQRVAAGQPLVRLDPADFKARVDYAEARLALARNETSGDYALVHEAQAGLNRARAQLEQAHLDLARGEALLAKEVVPREQVDRLRTQHEVAEAQLSQAQAALARARAMVGAAPENGSEARIAQRAAELEEARLNLSYTTIAAPVAGYVTHRTVEPGNNVQAGQPLLALVELEAPWVVANYKESQLTHIKAGQQVAFSVDAYPGREFAGRVDSIMAGTGAAFSLLPPENATGNYVKVVQRVPVKIAIEPGSDPEHLLRVGMSVVPEVHTGRSLGEILAPFNPFD; encoded by the coding sequence ATGAGTGACGAGCTAGAAGAAAAAAGCAGCGAGAAACCGCAGCAGGCGGCGCCGAAAGCGGGGCGCGGCCGCCCGCGCCGGGTCCGGCTGGTGCTGTTGCCCCTGCTGATAGCCGGGGCGCTCGGCGCAGGGTGGATGTGGTACGACGCCCAGGTGCGGGTGAGCACCGACAACGCCTTTGTCGAGGGGCATGTGCACCGGATCTCGCCCCGGGTGCCGGGGCATGTTCTGGAGGTGCTGGTCGAGGACAATCAGCGGGTAGCCGCCGGTCAGCCGCTGGTGCGGCTCGACCCGGCGGATTTCAAGGCCCGGGTCGACTACGCCGAGGCCCGCCTGGCGCTGGCCCGCAATGAAACCTCCGGCGACTATGCCCTGGTCCACGAGGCTCAGGCGGGCTTGAACCGGGCCCGGGCACAGCTGGAGCAGGCCCATCTCGACCTGGCCCGGGGCGAGGCCCTGCTGGCCAAGGAGGTGGTCCCCCGCGAGCAGGTCGATCGGCTGCGGACCCAGCACGAGGTCGCCGAGGCGCAACTCAGCCAGGCCCAGGCCGCCCTGGCCAGGGCGCGGGCGATGGTCGGCGCCGCCCCGGAAAACGGCAGCGAGGCGCGCATCGCCCAGCGGGCGGCGGAGTTGGAGGAGGCGCGGCTCAACCTCTCCTACACCACCATCGCCGCGCCGGTGGCCGGCTATGTGACCCACCGCACGGTGGAGCCGGGGAACAACGTGCAGGCCGGCCAGCCGCTGCTGGCGCTGGTCGAGCTCGAGGCCCCCTGGGTCGTCGCCAATTACAAGGAGAGTCAGCTGACTCACATCAAGGCCGGCCAGCAAGTGGCCTTCTCGGTGGATGCCTACCCGGGCCGGGAGTTCGCCGGGCGGGTCGACAGCATCATGGCCGGCACCGGCGCCGCCTTCTCGCTGCTGCCGCCGGAGAACGCCACCGGCAACTACGTCAAGGTGGTGCAGCGGGTCCCGGTAAAGATCGCCATCGAGCCCGGCAGCGACCCGGAGCACCTGCTGCGGGTCGGCATGAGCGTGGTTCCCGAGGTGCATACCGGCCGTAGCCTGGGTGAAATCCTCGCCCCTTTCAATCCCTTCGACTGA
- a CDS encoding TolC family protein — protein sequence MRSLIVVFLLLAAPALLRAEPLSLDACLELAAANNPSLRTAGHAPGIARDQVARARSGYLPRVNAAAGYTVLKDPQAFLIGEGEVESTDRNFASLGLEVDQMLYDFGRTRTRVEQARALEQAAEFELRESAQEVFLRTVTAYYRILEAEKLEGAAAEEVVQNREHLRVAQALYEQGMVTRNDVLQAEVSLAGSRQRQLSRHNQGENAWRLLNYLIGRGTEERGELQEDVAPEALPAAGDALRAVAERPGLQAQQAVVEQAGLAVESSRSEYWPELFAHGAVDYQENSHLREQTLYSATLGVRINLFDGLATTSALRQALLTRERERARLRDLTEQARLEYESALSDAQVAAERIEVARESIRQGEENLRLNQGRYREQVGTATEVLDAQTLLTTTRTDYHRAVFDYRVAIARVQRAAGEL from the coding sequence GTGCGCAGTCTGATCGTTGTATTCCTGCTGCTCGCCGCCCCGGCGCTGCTGCGGGCGGAGCCGCTGAGCCTGGACGCCTGCCTGGAGCTTGCCGCCGCCAACAACCCGAGCCTGCGAACCGCCGGCCACGCCCCGGGCATCGCCCGCGACCAGGTGGCCCGGGCGCGCAGCGGCTATTTGCCCAGGGTCAATGCCGCGGCGGGCTACACCGTGCTCAAAGACCCCCAGGCGTTTCTCATCGGCGAGGGCGAAGTGGAGTCGACCGACCGCAACTTTGCCTCCCTGGGGCTTGAGGTCGACCAGATGCTCTATGATTTCGGGCGCACCCGGACCCGGGTGGAACAGGCGAGGGCCCTGGAGCAAGCCGCCGAGTTTGAGCTGCGCGAATCGGCCCAGGAGGTGTTCCTGCGGACCGTCACCGCCTATTACCGCATCCTCGAAGCCGAGAAGCTCGAAGGGGCGGCCGCGGAAGAGGTGGTGCAGAACCGCGAGCACCTGCGGGTCGCCCAGGCGCTTTACGAGCAGGGGATGGTGACCCGCAACGACGTGCTGCAGGCCGAGGTCTCCCTGGCCGGCAGCCGCCAGCGCCAGCTTTCCCGGCACAACCAGGGCGAGAACGCCTGGCGGCTGCTCAACTACCTGATCGGCCGCGGCACCGAGGAGCGCGGCGAGTTGCAGGAAGACGTCGCCCCGGAGGCCCTGCCCGCGGCCGGGGACGCCTTGCGGGCGGTGGCCGAGCGACCGGGGCTGCAGGCCCAGCAGGCGGTGGTGGAACAGGCCGGCCTGGCGGTGGAATCCAGCCGTAGCGAATACTGGCCCGAGCTGTTCGCCCACGGCGCCGTCGATTATCAGGAGAACAGCCACCTGCGCGAACAGACCCTCTATTCGGCCACGCTGGGGGTGCGGATCAACCTGTTTGACGGGCTGGCGACCACCTCGGCGCTGCGCCAGGCGCTGCTGACCCGGGAGCGGGAGCGGGCGCGGCTCCGGGACCTGACCGAGCAGGCCCGGTTGGAATACGAAAGTGCGCTGAGTGACGCCCAGGTGGCCGCCGAGCGCATCGAGGTGGCCAGGGAGTCGATCCGCCAGGGCGAGGAGAATCTGCGCCTCAACCAGGGGCGCTACCGTGAGCAGGTCGGCACCGCCACCGAGGTGCTCGATGCGCAGACCCTGCTGACCACCACGCGAACCGACTATCACCGGGCCGTTTTCGACTACCGGGTGGCCATCGCCCGGGTACAGAGAGCGGCTGGGGAGCTTTGA
- a CDS encoding NCS2 family permease: MLEKLFHLHARGSNVRTEITAGVTTFLTAAYIIFVHPNILSQAGMDKGALTTVTCLVAGLATLLVALWANAPLMMAPGMGLNAFFTYTLVLGAGVPWQTALGVVFLSGVFFLVLTWLGVREKIVKAIPQSLRLATSVGIGLFIAFIGMQNLGLIVKSDAVLVALGGFSPQVLLGLFGLALAILLEVKRVRGAILLAILGTALAGMLIGISPWPAALVAVPPSPAAITFQLDILGAMKISLWASIFSFMFVDLFDSLGTMLAVCREAGMVDKDGNIPALPRMLTADALATVGGSLLGTSTTTAYIESASGVSDGGRTGLTAVVTATLFLVSALFTPLIGAVPAYATAPALMIVGIFMMRGIGQIDFYDFEEGAPAFLTFVLMPLTYSIATGLAFGMLSYVLLKLCLGKIRECEPFLIGAAIFSLISLMV, encoded by the coding sequence ATGCTGGAAAAGCTCTTTCACCTGCACGCCCGCGGCAGCAACGTTCGCACCGAAATCACCGCCGGTGTCACCACCTTTCTCACCGCCGCCTACATCATCTTCGTGCATCCCAACATCCTCTCCCAGGCGGGGATGGACAAGGGGGCGCTGACCACCGTCACCTGCCTGGTGGCCGGCCTGGCCACCCTGCTGGTGGCGCTGTGGGCCAACGCGCCGCTGATGATGGCGCCCGGTATGGGCCTGAACGCCTTTTTCACCTACACCCTGGTGCTGGGTGCCGGGGTCCCCTGGCAGACGGCCTTGGGGGTGGTGTTTCTCTCCGGGGTCTTTTTCCTGGTGCTGACCTGGCTGGGGGTGCGGGAGAAAATCGTCAAGGCCATCCCCCAATCGCTGCGCCTGGCAACCTCAGTGGGGATCGGCCTGTTCATCGCCTTCATCGGCATGCAGAACCTGGGGCTGATCGTCAAAAGCGACGCGGTGCTGGTCGCCCTGGGCGGTTTCAGCCCCCAGGTGCTGCTCGGCCTGTTCGGCCTGGCACTGGCGATATTGCTCGAGGTCAAACGGGTGCGTGGTGCCATCCTGCTGGCGATTCTCGGCACGGCCCTGGCCGGCATGCTCATCGGCATCTCCCCCTGGCCCGCCGCGCTGGTCGCGGTGCCCCCCTCCCCCGCCGCCATCACCTTTCAGCTCGACATTCTCGGCGCCATGAAGATCTCGCTGTGGGCGAGCATCTTCTCCTTCATGTTCGTCGACCTGTTCGACAGCCTCGGCACCATGCTGGCGGTCTGCCGCGAGGCGGGGATGGTCGACAAGGACGGCAACATCCCCGCCCTGCCGCGGATGCTCACCGCCGACGCCCTGGCCACGGTGGGCGGCTCGCTGCTCGGCACCAGCACCACTACCGCCTACATCGAGTCGGCCAGCGGGGTTTCCGACGGCGGTCGCACCGGCTTGACCGCGGTGGTCACCGCGACCCTGTTTCTGGTTTCGGCCCTGTTCACGCCGCTGATCGGCGCGGTGCCCGCCTACGCCACCGCGCCGGCCTTGATGATCGTCGGCATCTTCATGATGCGCGGCATCGGCCAGATTGACTTCTACGATTTCGAGGAAGGGGCGCCGGCTTTTCTGACCTTCGTTCTCATGCCGCTAACCTATTCCATCGCCACCGGACTGGCCTTCGGCATGCTCAGCTACGTGCTGCTCAAGCTGTGCCTGGGCAAGATCCGCGAGTGCGAACCCTTCCTGATCGGCGCGGCGATTTTCTCGCTGATCAGCCTCATGGTCTGA
- a CDS encoding DHA2 family efflux MFS transporter permease subunit: protein MERNPPSVNKWLITVTVMLPTIMEIIDTSVANVALPHMQGSLNAGTDEITWVLTSYLVANAIVLPMTGWLSRMFGRKRFLITCMVLFTLASLLCGAAPNLELLICFRILQGAAGGALIPNSQAIMMETFPPKEQGMAMAIFGIGAMFGPIIGPALGGWVTDHFSWPWIFYINIPVGIVAVIMAGVFIHDPPYLKRAERFSIDYWGLGLLVLGLGSLQLVLDKGQQEDWFESSYILAFSLIALVSLATLVWVELRQPHPIVNLRLFRTVSFTAGNLLMFVFGFCLYSAIMLIPLFLQTLMGYDATLAGMVLAPGGVATLLTMPLVGMALSRGVDGRWIIAAGLSVGGTAMFIMQGFTLEASYWDFVWPRIVLGFGLGMVFVPLSTLTLAEIPKPEMGNATGLYNLLRNIGGSVGIALSATLLTRYGQFYQNNLVAHVNPYNPDFQERFAALSQAAVARGMSPAAAEQGALAMIYGLLQRQAGMLSFNHVFWGVGLAFFAILPMLALLKKRKGAAAPGAH, encoded by the coding sequence ATGGAGCGCAATCCGCCTTCGGTCAACAAGTGGCTGATCACCGTCACGGTGATGCTGCCGACCATCATGGAGATCATCGACACCTCGGTGGCCAACGTCGCCCTGCCGCACATGCAGGGGAGCCTCAACGCCGGCACCGATGAGATCACCTGGGTACTGACCAGCTACCTGGTGGCCAACGCCATCGTGCTGCCGATGACCGGCTGGCTGTCGCGGATGTTCGGCCGCAAGCGCTTCCTGATCACCTGCATGGTGCTGTTCACCCTCGCCTCGCTGCTCTGCGGGGCCGCCCCCAACCTGGAACTGCTGATCTGCTTCCGCATCCTGCAGGGGGCGGCGGGCGGCGCGCTGATCCCCAACAGCCAGGCCATCATGATGGAGACTTTTCCGCCCAAGGAGCAGGGGATGGCAATGGCCATCTTCGGCATCGGCGCCATGTTCGGGCCGATCATCGGCCCGGCCCTGGGCGGTTGGGTCACCGACCACTTCAGCTGGCCCTGGATCTTCTACATCAACATCCCGGTGGGGATCGTCGCGGTGATCATGGCCGGGGTCTTCATCCACGACCCGCCCTACCTCAAGCGGGCCGAACGCTTCTCTATCGATTACTGGGGGCTGGGGCTGCTGGTGCTCGGTCTGGGTTCGCTGCAACTGGTGCTCGACAAGGGGCAGCAGGAGGACTGGTTCGAATCGTCCTACATTCTGGCCTTCTCGCTGATCGCTCTGGTCAGTCTGGCGACCCTGGTGTGGGTCGAACTGCGTCAGCCCCACCCGATCGTCAACCTGCGGCTGTTTCGCACCGTATCGTTTACCGCCGGCAACCTGCTGATGTTCGTGTTCGGTTTCTGCCTCTACAGCGCCATCATGCTGATCCCGCTGTTTCTGCAGACGTTGATGGGCTATGACGCCACCTTGGCCGGCATGGTGCTGGCCCCCGGCGGGGTGGCGACCCTGCTGACCATGCCGCTGGTGGGGATGGCGCTCTCTCGCGGCGTCGACGGGCGCTGGATCATCGCTGCCGGCCTGAGCGTCGGCGGCACCGCCATGTTCATCATGCAGGGCTTCACGCTGGAGGCCTCCTACTGGGATTTCGTCTGGCCGCGCATCGTGCTCGGTTTCGGTCTGGGGATGGTCTTCGTGCCGCTGAGCACCCTGACTCTGGCCGAGATTCCCAAGCCGGAGATGGGCAATGCCACCGGGCTCTACAACCTGCTGCGCAACATCGGCGGCAGCGTCGGCATCGCGCTATCGGCCACCCTGCTGACCCGCTATGGCCAGTTTTACCAGAACAACCTGGTGGCCCACGTCAACCCCTACAACCCCGACTTCCAGGAGCGTTTCGCGGCGCTCTCCCAGGCCGCCGTGGCCCGGGGCATGAGCCCGGCGGCCGCCGAGCAGGGGGCGCTGGCGATGATCTACGGCCTGCTGCAGCGCCAGGCGGGGATGCTCTCCTTCAACCACGTCTTCTGGGGGGTGGGGCTGGCCTTTTTCGCCATTCTGCCGATGCTGGCGCTGCTGAAAAAACGCAAGGGCGCAGCGGCGCCGGGAGCGCACTGA